The following proteins are co-located in the Pelecanus crispus isolate bPelCri1 chromosome 5, bPelCri1.pri, whole genome shotgun sequence genome:
- the SCP2 gene encoding sterol carrier protein 2 isoform X1, which produces MQRRVFVVGVGMTKFTKPNEKSLDYPDMAKEAGKKALADAGIPYSAVEQACVGYVYGDSTCGQRAIYHGLGLTGIPIINVNNNCATGSTALFMARQLVEGGLADCVLALGFERMAKGSLSSGFSDRTNPIDKHLEIMMNKYGLASAPVAPQMFASAGKEHMEKYGTNPEYFAKIAWKNHIHSTNNPYSQFQKEYTLDEVRNSRKIFDFLTVLQCCPTSNGAAAAILSSEEFVKRHKLQPNAVEILAQVMATDYPSTFEENSCMKMVGYDMTKKAAEKCFEKAGLKPTDVDVIELHDCFSVNEFITYEALGLCPEGRACDLIDRGDNTYGGKWVINPSGGLISKGHPLGATGLAQCAELCWQLRGLAGKRQVPGAKVALQHNLGLGGAAVVTLYGMNFPGASIRRIAAVPLSAAVDGFKSHLVFKEIEKKLQEEGEQFVKKIGGVFAFKIKDGPGGKEATWIVDVKNGKGSVAVNSDKKADCTITMADTDLLALMTGKMNPQTAFFQGKLKISGNMGMAMKLQNLQLQPGKAKL; this is translated from the exons ATGCAGCGCCGGGTCTTCGTGGTGGGCGTCGGTATGACCAAG ttCACAAAGCCTAATGAGAAGAGTCTTGATTATCCTGACATGGCTAAGGAGGCAG GCAAGAAGGCTTTAGCTGATGCTGGGATTCCTTATTCAGCAGTGGAGCAGGCATGTGTGGGTTATGTTTATG GTGACTCAACCTGTGGACAACGGGCTATTTATCATGGTTTGGGTTTAACTGGCATTCCTATCATTAATGTTAACAACAACTGTGCTACTGGATCAACTGCTTTGTTCATGGCCAGACAACTAGTAGAAGGAG gtttGGCAGATTGTGTTCTGGCACTTGGTTTTGAGAGGATGGCAAAAGGATCCCTTTCTTCAGGT ttttcagacAGAACTAATCCAATTGACAAACATTTGGAAATTATGATGAATAAATATGGCTTAGCAAGTGCTCCAGTAGCACCTCAGATGTTTGCAAGTGCTGGCAAAGAACATATGGAGAAATATG gGACAAATCCAGAATACTTTGCAAAAATTGCATGGAAGAATCATATCCATTCAACTAATAACCC GTATTCCCAGTTCCAAAAGGAGTACACATTAGATGAAGTTCGGAATTCTCGCAAAATTTTTGATTTCTTGACTGTCTTACAGTGTTG TCCAACATCAAATGGTGCTGCAGCTGCAATTTTGAGTAGTGAGGAGTTTGTGAAAAGGCATAAGTTGCAGCCAAATGCTGTGGAAATTCTCGCCCAGGTGATGGCTACTGATTATCCAAGcacatttgaagaaaacagttgTATGAAGATG GTTGGCTATGATATGActaaaaaagctgcagaaaaatgttttgaaaaagcagGCCTAAAACCTACAGATGTTGATGTGATCGAACTTCATGACTGTTTCTCAGTTAATGAGTTCATTACCTATGAAGCTCTGGGACTCTGTCCAGAAG GTAGAGCATGTGACCTGATTGACAGAGGAGACAATACTTACGGAGGAAAATGGGTTATTAATCCTAGTGGTGGCTTGATTTCAAAGGGACATCCACTTGGTGCTACAG GCCTGGCGCAGTGCGCCGAACTCTGCTGGCAGCTGCGCGGTCTGGCCGGGAAGAGGCAGGTCCCGGGGGCAAAGGTCGCGCTGCAGCACAACCTGGGCCTCGGCGGGGCCGCGGTGGTGACCCTCTACGGCATGAACTTCCCCGGAGCCAG catcaGACGTATTGCAGCTGTGCCTCTCAGCGCAGCTGTTGATGGATTTAAGTCACATTTGGTCTTCAAAGAGATTGAAAAGAAGCTCCAAGAG GAAGGAGAGCAATTTGTCAAGAAAATTGGTGGAGTCTTtgccttcaaaataaaagatGGTCCTGGTGGGAAAGAAGCAACTTGGATAGTAGATGTGAAAAATGGTAAAGGCTCTGTGGCAGTTAATTCAG ATAAGAAGGCGGATTGTACAATTACAATGGCTGACACTGATCTATTAGCTCTCATGACTGGCAAAATGAATCCTCAGACA gcATTCTTTCAAGGCAAATTGAAGATTTCTGGGAACATGGGTATGGCAATGAAACTTCAGAATCTCCAGCTTCAGCCAGGCAAAGCTAAACTTTAG
- the SCP2 gene encoding sterol carrier protein 2 isoform X2, which produces MQRRVFVVGVGMTKFTKPNEKSLDYPDMAKEAGKKALADAGIPYSAVEQACVGYVYGDSTCGQRAIYHGLGLTGIPIINVNNNCATGSTALFMARQLVEGGLADCVLALGFERMAKGSLSSGFSDRTNPIDKHLEIMMNKYGLASAPVAPQMFASAGKEHMEKYGTNPEYFAKIAWKNHIHSTNNPYSQFQKEYTLDEVRNSRKIFDFLTVLQCCPTSNGAAAAILSSEEFVKRHKLQPNAVEILAQVMATDYPSTFEENSCMKMVGYDMTKKAAEKCFEKAGLKPTDVDVIELHDCFSVNEFITYEALGLCPEGRACDLIDRGDNTYGGKWVINPSGGLISKGHPLGATGLAQCAELCWQLRGLAGKRQVPGAKVALQHNLGLGGAAVVTLYGMNFPGASIRRIAAVPLSAAVDGFKSHLVFKEIEKKLQEEGEQFVKKIGGVFAFKIKDGPGGKEATWIVDVKNGKGSVAVNSDKKADCTITMADTDLLALMTGKMNPQTAFFQGKLKISGNMGTQCSDLPAAFVLSRHLDESG; this is translated from the exons ATGCAGCGCCGGGTCTTCGTGGTGGGCGTCGGTATGACCAAG ttCACAAAGCCTAATGAGAAGAGTCTTGATTATCCTGACATGGCTAAGGAGGCAG GCAAGAAGGCTTTAGCTGATGCTGGGATTCCTTATTCAGCAGTGGAGCAGGCATGTGTGGGTTATGTTTATG GTGACTCAACCTGTGGACAACGGGCTATTTATCATGGTTTGGGTTTAACTGGCATTCCTATCATTAATGTTAACAACAACTGTGCTACTGGATCAACTGCTTTGTTCATGGCCAGACAACTAGTAGAAGGAG gtttGGCAGATTGTGTTCTGGCACTTGGTTTTGAGAGGATGGCAAAAGGATCCCTTTCTTCAGGT ttttcagacAGAACTAATCCAATTGACAAACATTTGGAAATTATGATGAATAAATATGGCTTAGCAAGTGCTCCAGTAGCACCTCAGATGTTTGCAAGTGCTGGCAAAGAACATATGGAGAAATATG gGACAAATCCAGAATACTTTGCAAAAATTGCATGGAAGAATCATATCCATTCAACTAATAACCC GTATTCCCAGTTCCAAAAGGAGTACACATTAGATGAAGTTCGGAATTCTCGCAAAATTTTTGATTTCTTGACTGTCTTACAGTGTTG TCCAACATCAAATGGTGCTGCAGCTGCAATTTTGAGTAGTGAGGAGTTTGTGAAAAGGCATAAGTTGCAGCCAAATGCTGTGGAAATTCTCGCCCAGGTGATGGCTACTGATTATCCAAGcacatttgaagaaaacagttgTATGAAGATG GTTGGCTATGATATGActaaaaaagctgcagaaaaatgttttgaaaaagcagGCCTAAAACCTACAGATGTTGATGTGATCGAACTTCATGACTGTTTCTCAGTTAATGAGTTCATTACCTATGAAGCTCTGGGACTCTGTCCAGAAG GTAGAGCATGTGACCTGATTGACAGAGGAGACAATACTTACGGAGGAAAATGGGTTATTAATCCTAGTGGTGGCTTGATTTCAAAGGGACATCCACTTGGTGCTACAG GCCTGGCGCAGTGCGCCGAACTCTGCTGGCAGCTGCGCGGTCTGGCCGGGAAGAGGCAGGTCCCGGGGGCAAAGGTCGCGCTGCAGCACAACCTGGGCCTCGGCGGGGCCGCGGTGGTGACCCTCTACGGCATGAACTTCCCCGGAGCCAG catcaGACGTATTGCAGCTGTGCCTCTCAGCGCAGCTGTTGATGGATTTAAGTCACATTTGGTCTTCAAAGAGATTGAAAAGAAGCTCCAAGAG GAAGGAGAGCAATTTGTCAAGAAAATTGGTGGAGTCTTtgccttcaaaataaaagatGGTCCTGGTGGGAAAGAAGCAACTTGGATAGTAGATGTGAAAAATGGTAAAGGCTCTGTGGCAGTTAATTCAG ATAAGAAGGCGGATTGTACAATTACAATGGCTGACACTGATCTATTAGCTCTCATGACTGGCAAAATGAATCCTCAGACA gcATTCTTTCAAGGCAAATTGAAGATTTCTGGGAACATGG
- the ECHDC2 gene encoding enoyl-CoA hydratase domain-containing protein 2, mitochondrial isoform X1, with the protein MNRPHARNSLGKVFVNELFSALEQLRFDEKVRVVVFKSEVKGVFCAGADLKERAKMDDAEVGHFVKRLRNLMDEIAALPVPTIAAIDGYALGGGLELALACDLRVAASSAKMGLIETTRGLLPGAGGTQRLPRCVGIGLAKELIFTGRQIDGQQAASMGLVNHTVPQNSEGDAAYQRALTLAKEILPQAPFAVKMGKLAINRGMEVDIASGMAIEGMCYAQNIPTRDRQEGMAAFREKRPPQFIGK; encoded by the exons ATGAACCGACCCCACGCGAGAAATTCATTGGGAAAAGTATTTGTAAATGAA CTGTTCAGCGCTCTGGAACAACTCCGCTTTGATGAGAAGGTTCGTGTGGTAGTGTTCAAGAGTGAGGTGAAAGGTGTATTTTGTGCTG GTGCAGACTTAAAGGAACGTGCAAAGATGGATGATGCAGAAGTTGGACACTTTGTTAAAAGGCTGAGAAATCTCATGGATGAAATAG CTGCCCTGCCTGTACCCACAATTGCTGCAATAGATGGCTACGCATTGGGTGGTGGACTAGAACTGGCGTTAGCTTGTGACCTTCGAGTAGCAG cttcatCAGCTAAAATGGGCCTTATTGAGACAACAAGAGGGCTTCTTCCTGGAGCAG GTGGAACCCAGCGCCTGCCTAGATGTGTTGGAATAGGCCTTGCAAAGGAACTCATTTTCACTGGTAGACAGATTGATGGACAACAAGCCGCCTCAATGGGATTAGTAAATCACACAGTGCCACAAAACAGTGAGGGAGATGCAGCTTACCAGAGAGCATTAACATTGGCTAAAGAAATCCTTCCTCAG gCTCCATTTGCTGTGAAAATGGGAAAACTGGCAATAAACAGAGGAAtggag GTTGACATTGCGTCAGGGATGGCTATTGAGGGGATGTGTTATGCCCAG aataTTCCCACAAGAGACCGTCAGGAAGGGATGGCTGCCTTCAGGGAGAAACGACCACCTCAGTTTATCGGCAAATAA
- the SCP2 gene encoding sterol carrier protein 2 isoform X3, protein MQRRVFVVGVGMTKFTKPNEKSLDYPDMAKEAGKKALADAGIPYSAVEQACVGYVYGDSTCGQRAIYHGLGLTGIPIINVNNNCATGSTALFMARQLVEGGLADCVLALGFERMAKGSLSSGFSDRTNPIDKHLEIMMNKYGLASAPVAPQMFASAGKEHMEKYGTNPEYFAKIAWKNHIHSTNNPYSQFQKEYTLDEVRNSRKIFDFLTVLQCCPTSNGAAAAILSSEEFVKRHKLQPNAVEILAQVMATDYPSTFEENSCMKMVGYDMTKKAAEKCFEKAGLKPTDVDVIELHDCFSVNEFITYEALGLCPEGRACDLIDRGDNTYGGKWVINPSGGLISKGHPLGATGLAQCAELCWQLRGLAGKRQVPGAKVALQHNLGLGGAAVVTLYGMNFPGASIRRIAAVPLSAAVDGFKSHLVFKEIEKKLQEEGEQFVKKIGGVFAFKIKDGPGGKEATWIVDVKNGKGSVAVNSDKKADCTITMADTDLLALMTGKMNPQTAFFQGKLKISGNMGFTA, encoded by the exons ATGCAGCGCCGGGTCTTCGTGGTGGGCGTCGGTATGACCAAG ttCACAAAGCCTAATGAGAAGAGTCTTGATTATCCTGACATGGCTAAGGAGGCAG GCAAGAAGGCTTTAGCTGATGCTGGGATTCCTTATTCAGCAGTGGAGCAGGCATGTGTGGGTTATGTTTATG GTGACTCAACCTGTGGACAACGGGCTATTTATCATGGTTTGGGTTTAACTGGCATTCCTATCATTAATGTTAACAACAACTGTGCTACTGGATCAACTGCTTTGTTCATGGCCAGACAACTAGTAGAAGGAG gtttGGCAGATTGTGTTCTGGCACTTGGTTTTGAGAGGATGGCAAAAGGATCCCTTTCTTCAGGT ttttcagacAGAACTAATCCAATTGACAAACATTTGGAAATTATGATGAATAAATATGGCTTAGCAAGTGCTCCAGTAGCACCTCAGATGTTTGCAAGTGCTGGCAAAGAACATATGGAGAAATATG gGACAAATCCAGAATACTTTGCAAAAATTGCATGGAAGAATCATATCCATTCAACTAATAACCC GTATTCCCAGTTCCAAAAGGAGTACACATTAGATGAAGTTCGGAATTCTCGCAAAATTTTTGATTTCTTGACTGTCTTACAGTGTTG TCCAACATCAAATGGTGCTGCAGCTGCAATTTTGAGTAGTGAGGAGTTTGTGAAAAGGCATAAGTTGCAGCCAAATGCTGTGGAAATTCTCGCCCAGGTGATGGCTACTGATTATCCAAGcacatttgaagaaaacagttgTATGAAGATG GTTGGCTATGATATGActaaaaaagctgcagaaaaatgttttgaaaaagcagGCCTAAAACCTACAGATGTTGATGTGATCGAACTTCATGACTGTTTCTCAGTTAATGAGTTCATTACCTATGAAGCTCTGGGACTCTGTCCAGAAG GTAGAGCATGTGACCTGATTGACAGAGGAGACAATACTTACGGAGGAAAATGGGTTATTAATCCTAGTGGTGGCTTGATTTCAAAGGGACATCCACTTGGTGCTACAG GCCTGGCGCAGTGCGCCGAACTCTGCTGGCAGCTGCGCGGTCTGGCCGGGAAGAGGCAGGTCCCGGGGGCAAAGGTCGCGCTGCAGCACAACCTGGGCCTCGGCGGGGCCGCGGTGGTGACCCTCTACGGCATGAACTTCCCCGGAGCCAG catcaGACGTATTGCAGCTGTGCCTCTCAGCGCAGCTGTTGATGGATTTAAGTCACATTTGGTCTTCAAAGAGATTGAAAAGAAGCTCCAAGAG GAAGGAGAGCAATTTGTCAAGAAAATTGGTGGAGTCTTtgccttcaaaataaaagatGGTCCTGGTGGGAAAGAAGCAACTTGGATAGTAGATGTGAAAAATGGTAAAGGCTCTGTGGCAGTTAATTCAG ATAAGAAGGCGGATTGTACAATTACAATGGCTGACACTGATCTATTAGCTCTCATGACTGGCAAAATGAATCCTCAGACA gcATTCTTTCAAGGCAAATTGAAGATTTCTGGGAACATGG
- the ECHDC2 gene encoding enoyl-CoA hydratase domain-containing protein 2, mitochondrial isoform X2, translated as MNRPHARNSLGKVFVNELFSALEQLRFDEKVRVVVFKSEVKGVFCAGADLKERAKMDDAEVGHFVKRLRNLMDEIAALPVPTIAAIDGYALGGGLELALACDLRVAASSAKMGLIETTRGLLPGAGGTQRLPRCVGIGLAKELIFTGRQIDGQQAASMGLVNHTVPQNSEGDAAYQRALTLAKEILPQAPFAVKMGKLAINRGMEVDIASGMAIEGMCYAQVKEE; from the exons ATGAACCGACCCCACGCGAGAAATTCATTGGGAAAAGTATTTGTAAATGAA CTGTTCAGCGCTCTGGAACAACTCCGCTTTGATGAGAAGGTTCGTGTGGTAGTGTTCAAGAGTGAGGTGAAAGGTGTATTTTGTGCTG GTGCAGACTTAAAGGAACGTGCAAAGATGGATGATGCAGAAGTTGGACACTTTGTTAAAAGGCTGAGAAATCTCATGGATGAAATAG CTGCCCTGCCTGTACCCACAATTGCTGCAATAGATGGCTACGCATTGGGTGGTGGACTAGAACTGGCGTTAGCTTGTGACCTTCGAGTAGCAG cttcatCAGCTAAAATGGGCCTTATTGAGACAACAAGAGGGCTTCTTCCTGGAGCAG GTGGAACCCAGCGCCTGCCTAGATGTGTTGGAATAGGCCTTGCAAAGGAACTCATTTTCACTGGTAGACAGATTGATGGACAACAAGCCGCCTCAATGGGATTAGTAAATCACACAGTGCCACAAAACAGTGAGGGAGATGCAGCTTACCAGAGAGCATTAACATTGGCTAAAGAAATCCTTCCTCAG gCTCCATTTGCTGTGAAAATGGGAAAACTGGCAATAAACAGAGGAAtggag GTTGACATTGCGTCAGGGATGGCTATTGAGGGGATGTGTTATGCCCAG GTAAAGGAGGAATGA